The sequence below is a genomic window from Uranotaenia lowii strain MFRU-FL chromosome 2, ASM2978415v1, whole genome shotgun sequence.
tgaaaaacaatcttgaattatttttattgtacgcgaaattttcttttcccataagaatatcttatgaaaaacaacaatccCTCATTGAAACCGGTGTTCATCCTTTGAGTTCATTTccatcataagacaatcttatgaatttcattattttttcttatggcgccacttcataagaaaatcttatggcatacttaataggatttttctgagtgtagcgATCCCTCTGGTTGCGCAAGAAGTTCGTCGAATAAATATCGACGATTTTCCCGCTTATTTAATTAAGATAGAACAAAAATTGTTGAGATCATAGAGACTACTGATAGGAGAAAGGTTCAATAAAATAAAGACGAATAATTTAAGCACTCCAAATTAAAAAGTAACGGACAACATtcagcagtttaaaaattcaaatacataacgcaaacaaaaacacataggggaggagcgggctatatgcgcctattaagcagaacactaatttaatcaaatatcacatcgaatatgtgtacaaaaactatatacacgtgtgcaggcatctgttttctatacattggattatttttatgttaaaattttcttctgtttccaagaaaacgatttttttataagtgttgtctaaaatgccgaacagaatttctgttttttgggcaatttttctgtataatttcattgaaactgctagaaagtaataatttccgtacgacaaagctgaagttttataaaaatctatgtatataataattttatggaataaaacaaaagttagggttgccatactatggaggcagttcatccattagaaaaactttatcaaatctgtttttagatcttcaattctctcttaagatgttattcagagcttagatttaaaggttcaatgataaaaatcttttattctatttaacctgttattttaggatggaggcattttacaaacatgatgggggcatacaaaaacactctgttgtttcactatataatcattattaaacctccacaaaagctgaaatatgtttaatttaatAAGTTcgtttgagtaagaaacaaaaaccttcCTAGTTtctgttttaagcttctttacgtataaatttttaaagttgaaatattacatcaaaatgtatcaaaaccttgtatgattttttaatttttttgagtttgtaaattcataaaattctttcatgcCTTATTTTCTAAGCGTATCGCCCTCAatatgcattggtcagataagctgtctagtcagccatttcatcaaacagccgtagggtcattaaacccgataggcccatttaggaaacctttcccctaacaCCAACTGAACGGTGACGGACATACTAATGTCAACGGAAAATGGAACGGAAACTGGCAAGGGTGGGAAAATCGGCTCCTTGACTAAATTAAGTCTTTCCGCTTGCAACCGCGATAGCGACTAGATCGTAGTGCAAaagttttactcaaattactaaAAGTAATACGAATTTAAAGTGGAAAGTGCCTGTTTTTCCAGAGTAGAGCCTTAGTCAAGACCCCAAAGTTTCTGACCAAAAAGCTTCTGGTCTCGAGGATTCTGGTCACAGCAAATCTGACCGGTGTATGGATTGAACCGACACTTGGTCACCCCACACGAGCGTGTACgcgagtcagtcagtcagtcagtcagtcagtcagcgagTGCGAGCGGGTGAGCGAGCTAAGCACGACAGCGCGTAGTTGTCCCGGCCAGACACGGTCAAGTGATCCGGTGGTTCCACTACGGAAGGCTAAACCGGTCGGCACATTTGGCGACCATGGCAGGTATTTGCCAATCAAATTGTGTTTTGTTacaaagtttggaaaaaatcgagccgaataaaaacaaacatcaggtggtatgaataaaaaaatagcaattgcttcgatagcttttactcTGCTCGAACTTTTGAATGGCAacatttgaaagcatttgctcagctagatatgaaaaagctgagtaaaacatttactttcaacctGCTCCgaattaaaaatatgcatgccattcGAAGAAATTGACtaacaaaactgctcgaaaatagcaaaagcaattactagagctttattcatatcagccatCGTCAAAGTTGCACACGCTTAGAAAGTTCTaccaaaagttggaaaaaaattaagtacttttgatatttaaaatcgaaaagTGAATCAGACTTAATTTCAAACGTGTTAAAATGCTATTCAGAAAGGAAactataaagaaaaataaatgaaaagcagGTAAATTCTTTAGACTGAAGACTGTTTGGTGATATAATAAtattcaagtgagttgagaggacagcttgatagaaattgaatgacaccaataagcgagttgagaggacagcttggtgatcaagcgggttgagaggacagcttgatagaaattgaataacaccaaaaagcgagttgagaggacagcttggtgatcaagcgggttgagagtacagcttgatagaaattgaatgacaccaataagcgagttaagaggacagcttggtgatcaagcgggttgagaggacagcttgataggAATTGAATAGCAccaaaaagcgagttgagaggacagcttggtgatcaagtgggttgagaggacagcttgaaagaaattgaatgacaccaaaaagcgagttgagaggacagcttgttaGAAATTGAATAACACCAAAAAAacgagttgagatgacagcttggtgatcaagcgggttgagaggactgcttgatagaaattgaatgacaccaataagtgagttgagaggacagcttggtgatcaagcgggtttgagaggacagcttggtgatcaagcaggtttgagaggacagcttgaaagaaattgaatgacaccaaaaagcgagttgagaggacagcttggtgatcaagcggttTGAGAGGACAGATTGACAGAAATTGGGGAAAAAATCACCAACAAGCTAGTCGAGAAGACAGCTTAATAGAAATTGAATAACACTAATAAGAGAGTGGCGAGGACAccttgaaataaatgaaaaaaaaacgaaaaaaggttgTTGAGATGACGCTTATCAAGCAGATTGAGAGGAAAgttcaatattaatttaaacaaaaaatcattgaattgaGGGGACAGTTTATATAGATGGAAAACTCAAGTGTGATTTGAGGACTGCTTGAAAGAAGTTACTTTAGAAAGTCAGTTAATTTAATTGAAGTGAAGTAGATTCAAAGGACAGCTTTCAAAGAGTTCTTGAAAGATCGcgataaaacaagaaaaaattggtgggaaaaaatattaagttattgagataaacaactttaaaaaaaacatgatatcaTGTACAGtggtaaaaatttatcatttataaaataaataagagtCACAAACTACGAAGCAACGGTATCACTCAGTTTTTCCAAAGCGATGCCTGCGGAAATAATGAGGAATAAAGTTCCAAATATAGGTGTATCCAAGACAAAATAGTAGTTAAAATGTTTCTTCTTAACCAAGTAGACTGAATGGCCAGAAAATTTGGCAATTCGTGTTGACATGACAGTTTGAGATAAGAATGAATATGGAGCGTGTCAAGATAAGAATactttgcaaaaataattttaaatattaagtgAATTGAGAGAACAACCTTAAATCTGGAAGCGGATATGGATAAAAGGACAAAATCAGATGTGAAAGGAAAGCTGCAGCATTGTGTCGGATTCATGTCAAACGAATCGTTAGTAAATCTTGAGATAACAATACATCATAAGGTGAATCGATAGAACAATTCCAAATTTGATAGTGAATTTAATAGGATTTGAACCACTTTAACGATTTGAGAGAACACTTCaagcatttttaaacttaaaaagaaGAGAAGAAACCGCTAACCGCAGAGACATGGATGAGCTTGGCCTATACTCTAAAAGCATGAACATCTGAAATTGGAAAGCGAGTTAAGAATgtcttttgaaatgaaaaaaatgcgaATCAACCTAAACATTTTATTTGTATACAATAGAAGAGGCTAAGTAGAGCTTGTAGTgaatatatttaataaaaatccccAGCAACCCAGCGTATAGTAGTTTATCGGGTTCCGTTGCTCTGTCGAGGAGCCTGCGGAACGTAAGCGCTGCGGGCACCATCCAGAGCACCAGTTGGAAATTGGCATCCACCACGAGGACAACCATAACCGCCAAATCGACTCATCTCCATCTGGTTCCAGAAGGTTTTGTTTGATCCCTTCAAACGGGTTCGTAAGAATTCAATCAACTACCCTCCGGTTCCATTGCATCGAATGGTCAGTTAATGATCACGTTTGGAGACACAGCATCGAATCAGTCCCGAGCGCATGGTGAGTGCGCCCCGCACCCGTTACGGCCGGCCGGTTCCAGCAACAGCAGATTACACTCCCACACTACACGAACGTAAGTTTTTATAATACAGAACATTTTGACCAGAGTCCGTAGTGTTTTTATTGGATATCCGACCAGTCTCATAAAGCGAGAGCCGACCTTGAGCCCCAGTGGTTCTCAAGCTCTAGCTGGCCCATCAAAAGAGGCGGCCAAACGGCCCACCCCAGACGGTTGCCGTGGCTTGATCAGCAActacccagtaagcgcgtcctttaaaaaatcgacagagcatgtaaaaaattgagagttgagtcaccgaacttagaataaaacggttaatttcgacAACACTCCAAGAAggcaaatattctcattcggtttgtcctgccgagatacctagaggcaacgaatgctaatgcgtacatgcgaaatcagtttgaatcgaaCGCTCGTACGGtgcagtcgacttctcaggcaggcaaacacgcgtctcgaagggaaacatacaaacacgattcgggttgttttcgtgtgtttctctgaagggcgtgtcttagattatttcgtggcactcactcaaggcacgcgtatggtgtgttcctctctgccgatgtgatgatgcaaaatcgccagagagatcgttacgatccttctggcgatttgagttacctctctgccgattcatgtttactgggtagGGGCTATTGGTGACCTCCTTCAGAGTGAGCAAGTAATAGATGAAAAACccataaatgtttttcttgtttggcTTGAATTAATGctgaaaaatcataaaccaaTTTTTACTCGCACTATGTGGGTAACGACTAGATTGTATGTTTGTTTTCAGTTCGACCAAACTTTtgagtgttttgttttttttaagcagAAAATGGAACACCAAATCATGATATCATTTCCATCTCACTTTTCTACacgatgaaaataataatacccTGGTGATGCCTTGTTTTGTTGTCATAGAATAAGCAAAACCAAATAGTGCTTTCAATTTGGTTTCAATACCTTATTCAGGTTTTGGTTTGGAATaatttttgctataattttggcattgatagctcattttggttactgtttgctatcaATTATGGCAttaaagtctgctcgggaagtGGTCTGGTCATGCATCATTATGCTTGGGAGCTgaagtctttatgccagtagtgcttttccaatcatatcatctttggtacagtacactttgcAATGCagcggcacagagatttgccaAATAGGCATTGGGTTTATGCAACCTCTTTTATGGAtgtaaaaaaatggatttcaatggatcaatttcaaatttcccttCTTCTAAGTTGTCAACTATTCAAAACTGATGAATTGCATCTTTGaacgaaaaatttctaaaattggagaaaaattctttagaaataagttttttttttaatttagaaacaAAACAGCTGTTTCTCTGCTGTATGTTTTTGAGGTATTTATAAATCAAGTTCATATTATTTGGAACAGCTGcttaaaaacatataaattggtttattcaaaaaatgcttGTTACATCCATTTTATCATAATTCACACATCACGTCCACTGAACTACTTCCGGTTGAACTGCCTGAGGTCCCAGAGGTCCCAGAGGTCCCATCACGCCCATTGGGGTTCCTGGTTGTGGAGGACCGGTAGCTATCAACGATCCCAAACAAATCTGCTGTAACTGAATCAAAATGGTACTGATTGCCGTCTGCAGCAAGTTATCGTTGGTGGTCAAACACTGGTTGTAGTTCACTCGGACCACTTCAAGCCGGGAGCGGAACGAATCGATTAGGTCGGAAAGTTCCCGGATCAATCCAAGCGGTGCCTGCAGCTGACCGAGTTTACTTTGAAGCAGCTCGATGATAACGTCCggattgatgaaaatattttgctgCTGGAACACATCGTAGATGCTGAAGTCGATGTAAGCTGTTTCGTTGATTTGAAGCTCGGAATAGATTTGGTTTATTTCTGTCCCTAATCGGGCGTCCACCGCCAGGATGCAGTTAGTGAAGGATACTCCAGCCAGATTCATATTGACTGTGACGCTTTCCCGCAGCAGATTCAAACAGGCCGGTTGAGTCGAGGCAACTTGCCCGTTGATCTGGAAAAGCGTGGCCGTTTCCTTACTGATGGCAGCTCGCAGAAACGTATCCTTAGCGGCGAAAATGTTGCcatgaaaatcgaaaaccgcCTGGGAACTGTTCAGCTTGGCACTCGATACAGCATTGACCACAAAGTTCTGCAGATCACGATACACCGGTTGAACCCGTCGAAGGGCTTCGATGACTGCCAACGATTGCTCCCGTTGAGCTGCAGCAAACTGTTGAGGGagtattaaaattgaatttgtcTCGAAGTGAAATTAATATCTTAATAATAAGTCTTCTCAAGACTTAATAAGAGTTCGAATTTCAACGTACCCCAAAAACGGCCACTAGCACCAAAATTGTCGGTTTCATCCTAACGTACTGATAGATCTCTACTGAGGCACAGAATTGTTGCAAACCTCTCGGAATATTTCGTTAGTTTTGGATGTTAACCTCGAACCGTCAAGAAATCGATTGTTGAAGACCCAATTGATCGATATTGTTTTTATACCCCGGCAGCTTAGGAAGTTAGAAATTCCTACAAAAAACGGTTGCATATCTAGCTAATGGTTTCTTATCATGGGCTCATGATGACACCAATTGATGACGACGACGGGGATACACCGAACGATGATAATTTTGCATAATGATGCATAGCAGGGAAGCGCACA
It includes:
- the LOC129744592 gene encoding uncharacterized protein LOC129744592; this encodes MKPTILVLVAVFGFAAAQREQSLAVIEALRRVQPVYRDLQNFVVNAVSSAKLNSSQAVFDFHGNIFAAKDTFLRAAISKETATLFQINGQVASTQPACLNLLRESVTVNMNLAGVSFTNCILAVDARLGTEINQIYSELQINETAYIDFSIYDVFQQQNIFINPDVIIELLQSKLGQLQAPLGLIRELSDLIDSFRSRLEVVRVNYNQCLTTNDNLLQTAISTILIQLQQICLGSLIATGPPQPGTPMGVMGPLGPLGPQAVQPEVVQWT